The following are encoded together in the Gilvimarinus sp. DA14 genome:
- the mrdA gene encoding penicillin-binding protein 2, translating into MSEARQFKDHHREARLFFARAILAGLVIVALTALLVVRYYSLQVTHHEDYVTQSDRNRVHVLPIPPTRGLIYDRNGELLAENRASYTLSIVQERVDDLGLTLAVLGELVDISPNDIEKFNDQLRQRRRPFDAVPLRYNLTEEEIAGLAVNEFRLDGVEVHAQLVRHYTHGELFAHTIGYVGRINERELASFNEEQYQAYAGTHSIGKNGLERSYESDLLGEVGYQNVETNARGRVLRVLESGDPKPGKDLVLHLDTNLQRKAFEALEGHRGAVVAIDVKTGGVLAAVSAPSFDANLFVTGISFKDYRELNQSRDLPLFNRFLQGQYPPGSTVKPVIAMAGLHYDIVTPEYSVYDPGFYRLPNSSRLYRDWKRRGHGTKVDLKQAIAESCDTYFYDLGHNMGIDKMHAFGYQFGMGERTGVDVPNERRGIWPSRDWKRGARGQPWYPGDSLNVAIGQGDVLATPMQLGVMVATLASRGEHYKPHMVASVGGEPVAPELINQVQVEGAHWDSILEAMKEVVHGTRGTARRIGQGAEYQMAGKTGTAQVVAIAQGEEYDSEALSERNRDHALFVGFAPFDDPRIAVAVLVENAESGSGAAAPVARKVFDAWLVGEDNAQQGSD; encoded by the coding sequence ATGTCCGAAGCGCGTCAATTTAAAGATCACCACCGCGAAGCCAGGCTGTTTTTCGCCCGCGCAATCCTCGCCGGATTGGTGATTGTCGCACTGACGGCGCTGTTAGTGGTGCGCTATTACTCGCTGCAGGTTACTCATCACGAAGACTATGTTACCCAGTCGGATCGCAACCGGGTGCATGTTCTTCCTATTCCGCCCACCCGTGGGCTTATTTATGATCGCAATGGCGAGTTGCTGGCGGAAAACCGCGCCAGTTACACCCTTTCCATTGTCCAGGAGCGGGTCGACGACCTCGGGCTCACCCTTGCGGTGCTGGGTGAGCTGGTGGACATTTCACCCAATGACATTGAAAAATTTAACGACCAGCTGCGTCAGCGTCGTCGTCCGTTTGATGCGGTCCCTCTGAGGTATAACCTTACCGAAGAAGAAATTGCCGGCTTGGCGGTGAACGAGTTTCGCCTGGATGGGGTAGAGGTACACGCCCAGCTGGTGCGTCACTACACGCACGGCGAATTGTTTGCACACACCATCGGTTACGTGGGGCGTATTAACGAGCGCGAGCTGGCCAGCTTCAACGAGGAGCAATATCAGGCCTACGCCGGTACCCACTCGATTGGTAAAAATGGGCTGGAGCGCTCTTACGAGTCAGACCTGCTTGGGGAAGTGGGTTATCAGAACGTTGAAACTAACGCCCGCGGCCGGGTGTTGCGGGTGCTGGAAAGCGGCGACCCTAAGCCCGGTAAAGACTTGGTCTTGCACCTGGACACTAATCTGCAACGAAAAGCGTTTGAGGCTCTCGAAGGGCATCGCGGCGCTGTGGTGGCGATCGACGTGAAAACCGGCGGTGTGCTGGCAGCGGTTAGTGCCCCCAGCTTTGACGCCAATTTATTTGTCACGGGCATCAGTTTTAAAGACTACCGCGAATTGAATCAATCGCGGGATTTGCCGCTGTTTAACCGTTTCCTGCAAGGCCAGTATCCACCTGGGTCTACGGTCAAGCCAGTGATTGCCATGGCGGGGTTGCACTACGACATTGTGACTCCAGAGTACAGTGTTTACGACCCGGGCTTTTATCGCCTGCCTAACAGTAGTCGCCTGTATCGCGACTGGAAGCGGCGCGGTCATGGTACCAAGGTGGATTTAAAACAGGCGATTGCCGAATCCTGCGATACCTACTTTTACGACCTGGGGCACAATATGGGCATCGATAAAATGCATGCCTTTGGCTATCAGTTCGGTATGGGCGAGCGAACCGGTGTCGACGTGCCCAATGAGCGCCGGGGCATCTGGCCTTCGCGCGATTGGAAGCGCGGTGCCCGTGGCCAGCCCTGGTACCCGGGCGACAGCCTTAATGTCGCCATTGGCCAGGGGGATGTGTTGGCCACCCCCATGCAGCTTGGGGTGATGGTGGCCACCCTGGCCAGCCGCGGCGAACACTATAAGCCCCATATGGTGGCCAGTGTGGGCGGCGAGCCCGTAGCGCCCGAACTGATCAACCAGGTTCAGGTCGAGGGGGCTCACTGGGATTCCATACTTGAAGCTATGAAAGAAGTCGTGCATGGCACTCGCGGCACCGCCCGGCGCATCGGCCAGGGCGCCGAGTATCAAATGGCAGGCAAAACCGGCACCGCTCAAGTGGTCGCCATCGCCCAGGGCGAGGAATATGACTCGGAGGCCCTGAGCGAGCGCAACCGCGATCACGCGCTCTTTGTGGGCTTCGCTCCCTTTGATGATCCGCGCATTGCGGTGGCGGTGTTGGTAGAAAATGCCGAGTCCGGTTCAGGGGCTGCGGCGCCTGTTGCTCGCAAGGTTTTTGACGCCTGGCTGGTGGGTGAAGATAACGCGCAACAGGGGAGCGACTAA
- the rlmH gene encoding 23S rRNA (pseudouridine(1915)-N(3))-methyltransferase RlmH, with the protein MRVKLLAVGTRMPAWVQEGYGEYAKRLPKGDMPVELVELPLGARGKNSDVNRAMEKEGEAMLAAIGRSDRVIALEVTGRNWSTEQLAGKLEDWRMDGRDVCLLVGGPDGLAPAALARADERWSLSALTLPHPIVRVLLMEQLYRAWTVINHHPYHK; encoded by the coding sequence ATGCGAGTTAAATTGCTGGCGGTAGGCACGCGCATGCCCGCCTGGGTTCAAGAAGGTTACGGCGAATACGCCAAGCGTTTGCCGAAGGGCGATATGCCGGTTGAGTTGGTCGAGCTGCCTCTAGGGGCGCGCGGTAAGAACAGTGATGTTAATCGCGCGATGGAAAAAGAAGGTGAGGCCATGTTGGCGGCTATCGGCCGCAGTGACCGGGTGATAGCCCTTGAGGTAACAGGCCGCAACTGGAGCACCGAGCAACTGGCGGGCAAGCTTGAAGACTGGCGTATGGACGGACGCGATGTGTGCTTATTGGTAGGCGGCCCAGACGGCCTGGCACCGGCGGCGCTGGCGCGGGCCGATGAGCGCTGGTCACTGTCGGCGCTGACCCTGCCGCACCCGATTGTGCGCGTGCTGCTAATGGAGCAGCTTTACCGAGCCTGGACAGTTATCAACCACCATCCGTATCACAAATAA
- the rsfS gene encoding ribosome silencing factor: protein MTEQVMPILLEALDDLKAKDVQQVDVRGKSDVMDTLLIASGTSKRHVKSLAGNAVEDAKKAGFQPLGVEGLEGGEWVLVDFGDIVLHVMMPETREFYDLEKLWSVEPAGRSAD from the coding sequence ATGACCGAGCAAGTAATGCCAATTTTGTTAGAGGCGCTGGACGATTTGAAAGCGAAAGACGTGCAGCAGGTGGATGTGCGCGGTAAAAGCGATGTGATGGATACTCTGCTGATCGCTTCTGGTACCTCCAAGCGCCATGTTAAATCCCTCGCGGGCAACGCCGTTGAAGACGCAAAAAAGGCTGGTTTTCAGCCTCTGGGGGTTGAGGGGCTCGAAGGTGGTGAGTGGGTGCTGGTGGATTTTGGCGATATCGTATTGCACGTGATGATGCCCGAGACGCGCGAATTTTATGATCTGGAAAAACTCTGGTCGGTGGAACCGGCGGGACGTTCTGCGGACTAA
- the nadD gene encoding nicotinate-nucleotide adenylyltransferase gives MRRKIAVFGGTFNPIHHGHLRLALDLVQQVGFDQMRMVPCHIPMHREDPSVASRRRARMVELAIADSPTLTLDTRELERGSASYSVDTLAELRAEQGEDASIALIMGLDAYQGLMRWHRWDELLQLGHLVVVDRPGYQMPASGELAQFDCEHRAAVKVLDQASAGFVVHLDIRALDISATEIRNLTAQGLSTRYLLPETVRRYIAERGLYGAG, from the coding sequence ATGCGCCGCAAAATTGCTGTTTTTGGCGGTACCTTTAATCCGATTCATCACGGGCATTTGCGTCTGGCTTTGGATCTGGTGCAGCAGGTTGGGTTTGACCAAATGCGCATGGTGCCCTGCCATATTCCCATGCACCGGGAAGACCCCAGTGTGGCCAGCCGTCGCCGTGCGCGCATGGTGGAACTGGCTATTGCCGACAGCCCAACCCTGACTCTGGACACCCGCGAGCTGGAGCGGGGCAGCGCTTCTTATTCCGTGGACACCCTGGCAGAGCTGCGCGCCGAACAGGGTGAAGATGCCTCTATTGCCCTGATTATGGGACTGGATGCTTACCAGGGATTAATGCGCTGGCACCGCTGGGACGAGCTGCTGCAGTTAGGACACCTAGTGGTGGTGGATCGGCCCGGCTATCAAATGCCCGCCAGCGGTGAGCTGGCGCAGTTTGATTGCGAGCATCGTGCAGCGGTAAAGGTTCTGGATCAGGCCAGCGCGGGTTTTGTGGTGCATTTGGATATTCGCGCTCTGGATATCAGCGCCACCGAAATTCGTAATCTTACCGCACAAGGGTTATCGACCCGATACCTGTTACCGGAAACCGTGCGCCGCTATATTGCTGAGCGCGGACTCTATGGGGCGGGCTGA
- the rodA gene encoding rod shape-determining protein RodA, producing MPHQDFLRRLPESDRSLRKRDRLQQRLHIDFWLLLLLLIISAGGLVVLFSASDQSMTTIKRQGIYFLIAYIAMFMVAQVPVHFMRRMAPWAYVVGVGLLIAVIFVGVGAKGAQRWLSLGGFRFQPSEFMKLAMPIAIAAYLGQRHLPPVFKHVFFTLVLVAIPVVLIIKQPDLGTSILVAASGLMVLFFAGLSWRYIFAAVAALLASLWPLWQFVLHDYQKKRVLTLLNPEADRLGAGWNIIQSKTAIGSGGVPGKGWLQGTQSHLDFLPEGHTDFIIAVLAEEFGLIGVLTLLGLYVLVVLRGLTIAIRAQESFGRLLAASLTLTFFVYVFVNVGMVSGLLPVVGVPLPLVSQGGTSIVTLMTGFGILMAIATERRKVIR from the coding sequence ATGCCTCATCAGGATTTTCTCCGCCGTCTGCCGGAATCGGACCGCTCGCTACGCAAACGCGATAGATTGCAGCAGCGTTTGCACATTGATTTTTGGCTGCTGCTGCTGCTGCTGATTATTTCCGCCGGTGGCCTGGTGGTTCTGTTTAGTGCCAGCGATCAATCCATGACCACCATTAAGCGCCAGGGCATTTACTTTTTAATCGCCTACATAGCCATGTTTATGGTGGCGCAGGTGCCAGTGCACTTTATGCGGCGCATGGCGCCCTGGGCTTACGTAGTGGGGGTGGGGTTATTAATCGCTGTGATTTTTGTCGGTGTCGGTGCTAAAGGTGCGCAGCGTTGGCTGAGCTTGGGCGGCTTTCGCTTTCAGCCCTCTGAATTTATGAAGCTCGCCATGCCCATTGCCATTGCAGCCTACCTGGGGCAAAGGCACTTGCCGCCGGTGTTTAAGCATGTATTTTTCACTTTGGTACTGGTGGCGATTCCGGTGGTGCTGATTATTAAGCAGCCGGACTTAGGTACTTCTATTTTGGTGGCGGCCTCGGGCCTAATGGTGCTGTTTTTTGCCGGTTTATCCTGGCGCTATATTTTTGCCGCTGTCGCGGCTTTATTGGCGAGCCTCTGGCCTCTGTGGCAGTTTGTGCTGCACGATTATCAAAAAAAGCGCGTCTTAACTCTACTCAACCCCGAGGCCGACCGCTTGGGGGCTGGCTGGAATATTATCCAGTCGAAAACCGCTATCGGCTCGGGTGGTGTACCGGGCAAAGGTTGGCTGCAGGGTACCCAGTCGCACCTGGATTTTTTGCCCGAAGGGCATACGGATTTTATTATCGCTGTGCTCGCCGAAGAGTTTGGCCTGATCGGTGTGCTTACTTTACTGGGGCTTTATGTGCTGGTGGTGCTGCGCGGTCTGACCATCGCCATTCGTGCCCAGGAGAGTTTTGGCCGTTTGCTGGCCGCCAGTCTTACCCTGACCTTTTTTGTCTATGTATTTGTTAATGTCGGTATGGTATCGGGCCTGCTGCCAGTGGTGGGTGTGCCGCTGCCGTTGGTAAGCCAGGGGGGAACGTCGATCGTCACCCTGATGACGGGCTTTGGTATATTGATGGCCATAGCCACAGAGCGCCGCAAGGTTATTCGTTAA
- the mltB gene encoding lytic murein transglycosylase B codes for MWLSASAVPALADYREHAETQKFIDKMVNEHGFERANLEALFANTERQERILELIARPAEKTKSWADYRKIFIQDKRISDGVKFWQENRNALARAEQVYGVPAEYIVAIIGVETLYGRVTGSYRVMDALSTLAFDYPPRSPFFTKELENYLILMREHGKDPLINKGSYAGAMGYGQFMPSSYRHYAVDFDGDDWPDIWNNTTDAIGSVANYFKQHGWQRGDFVTVRVRPPAEIGDLPSPINKPEQTVPDWQKAGFTPVQSVPAEAPAVVVRLDGALGDEYWLSFINFYVITRYNRSAMYAMAVHQLAQAIYRAADLAQGDD; via the coding sequence ATGTGGTTGAGTGCTAGTGCCGTGCCAGCGCTGGCCGATTATCGTGAGCATGCCGAGACGCAAAAGTTTATCGATAAAATGGTGAACGAGCACGGTTTTGAGCGCGCCAACTTAGAAGCTTTATTCGCCAATACCGAAAGGCAAGAGCGCATTTTAGAGTTGATTGCCCGACCGGCGGAAAAAACCAAAAGTTGGGCTGATTATCGCAAGATTTTTATTCAGGACAAACGCATCAGCGACGGGGTTAAATTTTGGCAAGAGAACCGCAATGCGCTGGCCCGCGCCGAGCAGGTTTATGGCGTACCCGCTGAGTACATTGTCGCCATTATCGGTGTGGAAACTCTCTACGGGCGGGTCACCGGATCTTACCGGGTGATGGACGCGCTCAGCACTCTCGCATTTGATTACCCGCCGCGCAGCCCGTTTTTTACCAAAGAGCTGGAAAACTACCTCATTTTAATGCGCGAGCACGGCAAGGACCCGCTGATTAACAAAGGCTCTTACGCCGGAGCCATGGGCTATGGTCAGTTTATGCCATCCAGTTACCGTCACTATGCGGTGGATTTTGACGGCGACGACTGGCCCGATATCTGGAATAACACGACTGACGCCATCGGCAGTGTTGCCAACTATTTTAAGCAGCATGGTTGGCAGCGCGGCGACTTTGTTACGGTGCGGGTGCGGCCTCCGGCTGAGATTGGCGATTTGCCCAGCCCCATTAATAAACCCGAGCAAACGGTTCCCGATTGGCAAAAGGCCGGTTTTACCCCAGTGCAATCTGTTCCCGCCGAAGCCCCGGCCGTGGTTGTTCGCCTGGATGGCGCCTTGGGGGATGAGTACTGGCTGAGCTTTATCAATTTTTATGTGATTACCCGCTATAACCGCAGCGCTATGTACGCTATGGCCGTGCATCAGTTGGCACAGGCTATTTATCGCGCAGCCGATTTGGCGCAAGGAGACGATTGA